The following are from one region of the Silurus meridionalis isolate SWU-2019-XX chromosome 25, ASM1480568v1, whole genome shotgun sequence genome:
- the LOC124379393 gene encoding LOW QUALITY PROTEIN: nucleus accumbens-associated protein 2 (The sequence of the model RefSeq protein was modified relative to this genomic sequence to represent the inferred CDS: inserted 1 base in 1 codon), with translation MRVTMSQLLHLEIPNFGSAVLVSLNEQRLQGLYCDVSIVVKGQAFRAHRAVLAASSLYFRDLFSGSTKSEFELPSSVTPACFQQILSFCYTGKLTMAASEQLVVMYTAGYLQIQHIVERGMELMFKANSPHCDSATAATDEPGSEPQSPNNNNNNNSAGNAIAATAAAMLAPPSWSPSLRRVKTEGSEVPLSLLGGAKRSSTVRGNSFFYPGMYHVMPGERSSPGASSLPTTDSPTSYQNEDEEFDEENYDAIGDDAFAHIYNRATNSYTITDKPEMVPVPLESRPCVLLRRDLVALPASLISQIGYRCHPKLYTEGDPGEKLELVAGTGVFMTRGQLMNCHLCAGIKHKVLLRRLLATFFDRNTLANSCGTGIRSSTSDPSRKPLDSRVLNAVKLYCQNXAPNFKESEMNVIAADMCTNARRVRKRWLPKIKSMLPEGIDMYRGSGAGLNLAVPLTFDPDFKQLPLFGEQKDAVRTQQRLDSESPELIEGQVEEEEEEEGAMTEGVEETLGASPLLLGVEGGVQGRPTHDGQQEAEFVEGLRINGQ, from the exons atgcggGTCACCATGTCGCAGCTGCTGCATTTGGAGATCCCGAACTTTGGCAGCGCGGTCCTGGTGTCTCTGAACGAGCAGCGGCTGCAGGGTCTGTACTGCGACGTGTCCATCGTGGTGAAGGGCCAGGCGTTCAGGGCGCATCGCGCCGTCCTCGCCGCCAGCAGCCTTTACTTCCGCGACCTGTTCAGCGGCAGCACCAAATCCGAATTCGAGCTACCATCATCCGTCACTCCGGCCTGCTTCCAGCAAATCCTGTCCTTCTGCTACACGGGGAAGTTGACGATGGCGGCCAGCGAGCAGCTGGTGGTCATGTATACAGCCGGGTACCTGCAGATCCAGCACATCGTCGAGAGGGGCATGGAGCTCATGTTCAAGGCCAACTCGCCTCACTGTGACTCGGCCACCGCTGCCACGGACGAGCCCGGCTCCGAGCCTCAGAGtcccaacaacaacaacaacaacaacagcgcGGGAAACGCCATAGCGGCGACAGCGGCGGCCATGTTGGCTCCTCCCAGCTGGTCACCTTCTCTCCGCAGGGTGAAGACGGAGGGCAGCGAGGTGCCGCTCAGTCTTTTAGGAGGAGCCAAGAGGAGCTCTACGGTGCGAGGGAACTCGTTCTTCTATCCCGGAATGTACCACGTCATGCCCGGAGAGCGCTCCAGCCCCGGGGCGTCCAGCCTGCCCACCACAGACAGCCCCACCTCCTACCAGAACGAGGACGAGGAGTTCGACGAGGAGAACTACGACGCGATCGGCGACGACGCGTTCGCACACATCTACAACCGAGCAACAAACTCGTACACAA TTACAGATAAACCTGAGATGGTTCCTGTGCCTCTGGAAAGTCGTCCTTGTGTCCTGCTGCGTCGTGATTTAGTGGCTCTGCCCGCTAGCCTTATTAGCCAAATCGGCTACCGCTGCCACCCCAAACTCTACACTGAGGGCGACCCAGGGGAAAAACTCGAGCTAGTCGCAG GTACGGGAGTCTTCATGACCAGAGGACAGCTGATGAACTGCCACTTGTGCGCTGGTATTAAACACAAGGTCTTGTTGAGGCGACTTCTTGCTACGTTCTTCGACAG AAACACTCTGGCGAACAGCTGTGGGACTGGAATTCGTTCCTCGACCAGCGACCCGAGCAGAAAGCCTTTGGACAGCCGAGTTTTAAACGCAGTGAAAC TCTACTGTCAGA TTGCGCCCAACTTTAAAGAGAGTGAGATGAACGTGATCGCGGCTGACATGTGCACTAATGCGCGTCGGGTGCGTAAACGATGGCTCCCCAAGATCAAGTCTATGCTTCCCGAAGGCATTGATATGTACCGGGGTTCAGGGGCGGGGCTTAACCTTGCCGTCCCGTTGACCTTTGACCCAGACTTCAAGCAGCTGCCGCTGTTTGGGGAGCAGAAGGATGCTGTAAGAACTCAGCAGCGTCTGGACAGCGAGAGTCCGGAGCTCATCGAGGGCCAAGtcgaggaggaagaggaggaggaaggagcCATGACTGAGGGAGTGGAGGAGACTTTAGGAGCCAGTCCTCTTCTTTTAGGGGTCGAGGGCGGAGTTCAAGGTCGCCCCACGCATGACGGACAGCAGGAGGCGGAGTTTGTGGAGGGTTTGAGGATAAACGGGCAGTGA